One Artemia franciscana chromosome 6, ASM3288406v1, whole genome shotgun sequence DNA window includes the following coding sequences:
- the LOC136027843 gene encoding myosin light chain kinase, smooth muscle-like: MSLDYGMPEFVAPEIANGKGVGTPADIWSVGVITYLLLSGISPFRGGNDRETLSNVQKGQINFDVDAFSSVSCEAKDFIAKLLVFQGAGRLNVRDALQHPWLKTADREMNDSVPIPTDRLKSYYLRLKEHKSVKRLAEKGLNMILFVYSCSPV, translated from the exons GCATGCCAGAATTTGTGGCTCCAGAAATAGCCAATGGCAAAGGCGTAGGAACTCCAGCTGATATCTGGTCCGTTGGCGTGATTACGTACCTTCTCCTCAGCGGTATTTCACCGTTCAGAGGTGGCAACGATCGTGAGACTCTGTCCAATGTCCAAAAGGGTCAGATTAACTTTGACGTCGACGctttttcttcagtttcttGTGAAGCTAAGGACTTTATTGCCAAGCTTTTAGTCTTTCAAGGGGCAGGGAGACTTAATGTTCGAGATGCCTTGCAACATCCTTGGCTTAAGACTGCGGATCGTGAAATGAACGATTCAGTCCCAATTCCTACGGATAGGTTAAAATCTTACTATTTGCGTCTGAAAG AGCACAAAAGCGTGAAGAGGCTGGCAGAAAAAGGattgaatatgattttgttcGTGTATAGCTGTTCTCCGGTTTAA